In Carassius gibelio isolate Cgi1373 ecotype wild population from Czech Republic chromosome B19, carGib1.2-hapl.c, whole genome shotgun sequence, one DNA window encodes the following:
- the LOC127978734 gene encoding non-homologous end joining factor IFFO1 codes for MPDFEHFRFSYSRMNPVLGENVYPYQQNQVTGFSDSAASGHWTDPAGLFLSEHTSGIGQDGLDFGALPPPGTPYLHLGNYLHRVSPPPPAAAALRNDLGSNISVLKTLNLRFRCFLAKVHELERRNKVLEKQLQQALDESAECVENKKPLTRDVGVQTGYVGLIPVRPDLIPLQNANDIAYLSGALLSPTLNNITLPLESNNSTTIENLNPSNLTDSNSNLTPNFPISPTDPAPRTFSNVNAKYVSTGIGCSSNPAPRFHPGTVWSYNQRFSAGCESRVSGPGVSSWVPPVGVGVQIDTITPEIRALYNVLAKVKRERDEYKRRWEEEYTMRVDLQERVADLEEDLQESEVCQDELALRVKQLKADLVLFKGLMSNNHSDLDSKIQEKAMKVDMDICRRIDITARLCDVAQQRNCEDMTQIFQQVATPPSTLTHRPQKPAAQTVRGNESDEPVSISESEDSGNKEVELCCSSANQINEEMQRMLNQLRECEFEDDCDSLAWEETEETLLLWEDFPGCTFSVENQGEQEESIEKVIKDTESLFKSREKEYQDTIDQIELELATAKSDMNRHLHEYMEMCSMKRGLDVQMETCRRLITQSGDRKSPLLVSVAVDEGENAEKERKKATAADSDSNEPYHDLQSNSAVPDHTWKKA; via the exons ATGCCGGACTTTGAGCATTTCAGATTTTCCTACTCCAGAATGAATCCTGTATTGGGGGAGAACGTGTATCCGTACCAGCAGAACCAGGTGACGGGCTTCTCGGACTCCGCGGCTTCGGGCCACTGGACCGATCCAGCGGGTCTTTTCCTGAGCGAACACACGAGTGGCATCGGGCAAGATGGGTTGGACTTTGGAGCTTTACCTCCTCCGGGAACACCATATCTGCACCTGGGTAACTATCTCCACCGGGTGTCTCCACCTCCTCCCGCCGCCGCGGCCCTGAGGAACGACCTGGGGTCCAACATCAGCGTCCTCAAAACTCTGAATTTGCGTTTCCGCTGCTTTTTAGCCAAAGTTCACGAGCTGGAACGCAGGAATAAAGTATTGGAAAAGCAGCTGCAACAGGCTTTGGATGAGAGCGCGGAGTGTGTAGAAAATAAAAAGCCTTTAACGCGAGATGTTGGGGTTCAGACTGGCTACGTTGGATTGATTCCTGTCAGGCCCGACCTGATACCCCTTCAGAACGCGAACGACATCGCGTATCTGTCTGGAGCCTTGCTCTCACCGACTCTCAATAACATCACCCTCCCTCTCGAGTCTAATAACAGTACAACAATAGAAAACCTGAACCCATCTAATCTGACGGACTCTAATTCCAATCTCACCCCAAATTTCCCCATCAGCCCGACTGATCCTGCTCCAAGAACATTCAGCAATGTTAACGCGAAGTATGTCAGTACTGGTATCGGCTGTAGCAGCAACCCTGCACCCAGATTTCACCCTGGCACTGTGTGGTCGTATAATCAGAGGTTCAGCGCCGGGTGTGAGTCGCGGGTCTCGGGTCCGGGTGTGTCGTCGTGGGTGCCTCCAGTCGGAGTGGGTGTCCAGATCGACACCATCACCCCAGAGATTCGGGCCCTGTACAATGTGCTCGCCAAGGTAAAGAGGGAGAGAGACGAATACAAACGGAG aTGGGAAGAGGAATACACAATGCGGGTGGATCTACAGGAAAGAGTTGCAGATCTTGAAGAG gacctGCAGGAGAGCGAGGTGTGTCAGGATGAACTTGCTCTGAGGGTTAAGCAGCTCAAAGCAGATCTGGTTCTGTTTAAAGGTCTCATGAGCAAC AATCACTCAGATTTGGACAGTAAGATTCAGGAGAAGGCCATGAAAGTGGACATGGACATCTGTCGCAGGATTGACATCACGGCTCGTCTGTGTGATGTAGCCCAACAGAGAAACTGCGAAGACATGACTCAGATCTTCCAG caagtagCCACACCTCCGTCAACCTTGACCCACCGACCTCAAAAACCAGCAGCACAGACAGTCAGGGGGAACGAGAGCGATGAACCAGTAAGCATCTCTGAAAGTGAGGACAGTGGAAATAAGGAGGTGGAGCTTTGTTgctcatcagccaatcagatcaatGAAGAGATGCAGAGAATGCTCAACCAGTT ACGTGAATGTGAGTTTGAGGATGACTGTGACAGTCTTGCGTGGGAAGAGACTGAGGAAACTCTGTTACTCTGGGAAGATTTTCCAGGATGTACCTTCAGTGTTGAGAACCAAGGAGAA CAGGAGGAGTCTATAGAGAAAGTAATAAAGGACACAGAGTCCCTTTTTAAGTCGCGTGAAAAGGAATATCAAGACACCATTGACCAAATTGAG TTGGAGTTGGCAACTGCTAAGTCGGATATGAACAGGCATTTGCATGAGTATATGGAGATGTGCAGCATGAAAAGAGGCCTGGATGTTCAGATGGAGACCTGCAGACGATTAATCACTCAGAGTGgagacag AAAATCCCCTCTTCTTGTTTCGGTTGCTGTGGACGAGGGAGAGAATGCAGAGAAGGAGAGGAAAAAAGCAACTGCGGCAGATTCTGACAGCAATGAACCATATCATGACTTGCAGTCAAACTCTGCAGTCCCGGACCACACATGGAAAAAGGCCTAG